In the Gammaproteobacteria bacterium genome, one interval contains:
- a CDS encoding pentapeptide repeat-containing protein: MSQLCSYRNPKGIACGNEAEHNGLCCWHDDSVEKRGEQWRQRLQEYARSGASMSGFKLRHANLAEIDLVNHHHKQGLDMSYADLYRADLQHSHLFKLNLYGASLMKANLSHANLHYADLENVNLLGINLFGAKIEHVNWGDCLLQEQQARQALDNGNIKLATDLFEECEEIYRHVRKLAEQHGLFDQAGLFFYHEMVARRMQMTKWSVRRFLSKTVDLICGYGEKPLNVVLSSMVMIFGCALLYWMLGVTEGGKPIAMANAANIDMALYDFAQCVYYSIVTFTTLGYGDITPIGYSRLVAAIEAFVGTFSTAIFVVVFVKKMTR, from the coding sequence ATGAGTCAGCTATGCAGCTATCGTAATCCTAAGGGCATTGCCTGCGGCAATGAGGCCGAGCACAATGGTTTGTGCTGCTGGCACGATGACAGCGTCGAGAAAAGGGGCGAGCAGTGGCGTCAGCGGTTGCAGGAATACGCACGCAGTGGCGCATCCATGTCGGGCTTTAAGTTACGCCACGCGAATTTGGCCGAAATTGATTTGGTCAATCACCACCACAAGCAGGGTCTGGATATGTCGTATGCCGACCTCTATCGAGCCGATCTGCAGCATAGTCATCTATTCAAACTGAATTTGTACGGCGCATCCTTGATGAAAGCCAACTTGTCCCACGCAAATTTGCATTACGCTGATTTGGAAAATGTAAATTTGCTGGGCATCAATTTATTTGGCGCCAAAATTGAACACGTCAACTGGGGCGATTGTCTGTTGCAAGAGCAGCAGGCGCGACAGGCGCTGGACAATGGCAACATCAAACTGGCTACCGATCTGTTTGAAGAATGCGAAGAAATATATCGCCATGTGCGCAAGCTGGCGGAACAGCATGGTTTGTTTGATCAGGCCGGGCTGTTTTTTTATCACGAAATGGTTGCACGCAGAATGCAAATGACCAAGTGGTCGGTGCGGCGGTTTTTGTCAAAAACTGTGGATCTGATCTGCGGCTATGGCGAAAAGCCGTTGAATGTGGTGCTGTCGTCAATGGTGATGATATTCGGCTGTGCGCTGCTGTACTGGATGCTCGGTGTAACCGAAGGCGGTAAACCGATTGCGATGGCGAATGCGGCCAATATCGATATGGCGTTATACGATTTCGCGCAATGCGTGTATTACAGCATTGTTACATTTACCACGCTGGGATACGGCGATATTACGCCCATCGGTTATAGTCGCTTGGTTGCAGCGATTGAAGCATTTGTTGG
- a CDS encoding YkgJ family cysteine cluster protein, protein MQCREGCGACCIAPSISSPIPGMPAGKPAGVRCVQLDPQNYCLVFGQTQRPAICISYAASHEFCGENKQQALHRLQQLEQLTTCHIE, encoded by the coding sequence ATGCAATGCCGGGAGGGCTGCGGCGCGTGTTGTATTGCACCGTCGATCAGTTCTCCCATTCCAGGTATGCCGGCGGGGAAACCCGCCGGTGTACGCTGTGTTCAGCTCGATCCTCAAAACTATTGTCTCGTCTTTGGTCAGACTCAACGTCCGGCTATCTGTATCAGCTATGCAGCCAGCCACGAATTTTGTGGTGAGAATAAGCAGCAGGCGCTGCACCGCTTGCAACAGCTTGAGCAATTGACCACCTGCCACATCGAATAA
- a CDS encoding DEAD/DEAH box helicase yields the protein AIQSEAIPVVLEGRDLMASAQTGTGKTAAFVLPALELLTRWARKPGNGPRVLVLTPTRELATQVTDNIRLFSRFSRVFSGSLVGGVPYPPQIRMLAKPQDILVATPGRLKDHMERGRIDFSRIEMLILDEADRMLDMGFVDEVREIAAAMPAQRQTLLFSATLEGRVDNIARSLMKDPVRIQQVSSQSVHASITQHVHQADDISHKHRLLRHFLQNDDLGQAVIFTATKQGADMLAQNLAEQGHQVAALHGDMSQHVRRRTVENMRMGKHRLLVATDVAARGLDIKGISHVINFDLPMVAEDYIHRIGRTGRGGATGIAISLVGPDDWSKLRGIERLTGSKLAREIVPGLEPVKPEPGFSRGKPFAKGKGKGGGNYRGNSAKPGAGGGWKGRSADQTRRPQGGGHGSPRRGATA from the coding sequence CAGCTATCCAGAGTGAAGCGATTCCAGTAGTACTGGAAGGCCGCGATCTGATGGCATCCGCGCAAACCGGAACGGGCAAAACTGCAGCGTTTGTACTGCCCGCATTAGAATTATTGACCCGCTGGGCGCGTAAACCGGGCAATGGCCCGCGCGTACTGGTGTTGACCCCGACCCGTGAACTGGCTACCCAGGTTACGGATAACATTCGCCTGTTCAGCCGCTTTAGCCGTGTGTTTTCCGGCAGCCTGGTTGGCGGCGTGCCATACCCACCACAAATTCGCATGCTGGCCAAGCCGCAGGACATCCTGGTTGCTACACCAGGTCGTCTGAAAGACCATATGGAACGCGGCCGCATTGATTTTTCCCGCATTGAAATGCTGATTCTGGATGAAGCCGATCGCATGCTCGACATGGGATTTGTTGATGAAGTGCGTGAAATCGCGGCAGCCATGCCTGCACAACGTCAAACGCTGTTGTTCTCTGCGACTCTGGAAGGTCGCGTTGATAACATCGCTCGTTCGTTGATGAAAGATCCTGTGCGTATTCAGCAGGTGTCTTCGCAATCGGTCCATGCGTCGATTACGCAACATGTTCACCAGGCCGATGACATTAGCCACAAACATCGTTTGCTGCGTCACTTCCTGCAAAATGATGACTTAGGACAGGCGGTTATTTTTACTGCGACCAAACAAGGCGCGGATATGCTGGCGCAGAATTTGGCTGAACAAGGTCATCAGGTTGCAGCATTGCACGGCGACATGAGTCAGCACGTACGTCGTCGTACGGTTGAAAACATGCGTATGGGCAAGCATCGTCTGCTGGTTGCTACTGACGTAGCAGCGCGCGGTCTGGACATCAAAGGTATTTCGCACGTAATCAACTTTGATCTGCCGATGGTAGCTGAAGATTACATTCACCGCATTGGCCGTACCGGTCGTGGCGGCGCAACGGGTATCGCCATTTCTCTGGTTGGTCCAGATGATTGGTCGAAACTGCGTGGCATCGAGCGTCTGACTGGCAGCAAGCTGGCTCGCGAAATCGTGCCTGGCCTGGAGCCTGTGAAGCCTGAACCCGGTTTTTCTCGCGGCAAGCCATTTGCCAAAGGTAAAGGCAAGGGCGGCGGTAATTACCGTGGTAACAGTGCCAAGCCTGGTGCGGGCGGTGGTTGGAAAGGCCGTAGTGCTGACCAAACACGTCGTCCACAAGGTGGCGGCCACGGCAGCCCGCGTCGCGGCGCGACTGCCTAA